Proteins from a genomic interval of Sporolactobacillus sp. Y61:
- a CDS encoding LapA family protein, whose product MKKQWNILLILIFTLIVVLFSIDNVDSVTFSYLFGKADIPLILIIIGSVLIGVLLIGLSTYIKIYKQRRRIVQLERQIQRLASLHPEDAEKLAIRVSGGEEEEEGKRVSRKRLLSRK is encoded by the coding sequence GTGAAAAAACAATGGAATATCCTTTTGATTTTGATATTCACTCTGATTGTGGTTCTGTTTTCTATAGACAATGTAGACAGTGTGACATTCAGTTATTTGTTCGGAAAAGCCGACATTCCGCTGATTCTGATCATTATTGGATCGGTGCTCATCGGCGTCCTGCTGATCGGACTTTCAACATACATTAAAATTTATAAACAACGGCGTCGGATCGTTCAGCTGGAAAGGCAGATCCAGAGGCTGGCCAGTCTGCATCCCGAAGATGCTGAAAAACTTGCGATCAGAGTATCAGGTGGAGAAGAAGAGGAAGAGGGAAAGCGTGTCTCACGAAAACGCCTTTTGTCGCGAAAATAA
- a CDS encoding YetF domain-containing protein, with translation MGTAVARIIFLLIILWVGFRNLMPEKPSDRKISELMWLFMAVGMSLAAVIHPDIPLFLFLIPIAVLILCFRCSLLFNKWRRPSENRISQSVPASLSDAGAKLVHEPFRQPWPQMGLPLIEDGKCRLDNLFKIGRTQLWLKQELRKYGYRDIRLVKYLTIDQTGNFFMDLTRDPHEV, from the coding sequence GTTTCAGAAACCTGATGCCGGAAAAACCTTCCGACCGAAAAATATCGGAACTGATGTGGCTTTTTATGGCGGTCGGAATGTCACTGGCGGCCGTGATCCATCCGGATATTCCGCTGTTTCTGTTTCTTATACCGATTGCTGTTCTGATTCTGTGTTTCAGGTGTTCTCTGCTTTTTAATAAGTGGCGGAGACCCTCAGAGAACAGGATATCTCAGTCAGTGCCCGCCAGTTTATCTGATGCTGGCGCGAAACTTGTTCATGAACCCTTCCGGCAGCCCTGGCCGCAGATGGGACTGCCCTTAATCGAGGATGGAAAGTGTCGCCTGGATAATCTGTTTAAGATTGGCAGGACTCAGCTTTGGCTGAAGCAGGAACTGAGAAAATACGGCTATCGGGATATTCGTCTGGTTAAATACCTGACGATTGACCAGACTGGCAATTTCTTCATGGATTTGACCAGAGATCCACATGAGGTTTAA
- the recJ gene encoding single-stranded-DNA-specific exonuclease RecJ yields MLQPENRWITEQADTKKVRELAEDLHISSLTARLLVLRGIDNPEHAELFLHPEKMTFHDPMRMLGMREAVDRISRSAARRRKIRIFGDYDADGVTSTALLVRALSMTGAEVSWHVPNRFTEGYGPHAAAVEQAKKDGIDLIVTVDSGIAAYEAADRARQLGIDYVITDHHEPPAVLPDASTILNPKQPGCDYPFKGLSGAGVALKLTQALFGKKADPQWLALAAIGTIADLVPLRDENRLIAYQGLKRINEGTYPGINALKFKSGGKGDADSDTIGFQLGPRLNAAGRLEDAEPAVRLLLTGDETEASALADRLDKLNQERKALADRIFREADQMAASFIQRGDQALVLPGVNWNQGVIGLAASKIVEKYYRPTIILAVNEEKGVAKGSGRSIDGVNLYKALTDSSDHLAQFGGHQMAAGLSLPTTDIDDFRSDFLKAVRHQITPDMLIKKAIIEDTCQPDQITVELIEQLGQLAPFGTDNAKPLCLMDHIPLTKISAVGRDASHLKLTVKGDSAELDGIGFGMGHKRAEISPADRISMIGEWQINEWNGFKKPQMLIRDIKVDGLQVFDWRDERRLNEKLEKISPDEAEMIAFQEHTAERLQLSRAVKRCSGEQPVRKPVLVLLDLPDELEQLTGLIDRCTEVNRIYTVFHHAHDHYFSTFPTRNHFVWYYALIRQEHSFKLDETAKQIARFKGWPERMVYFMTKVFFELDFVTIDNGVLTVNPASGKTPLSDSVTYRREKNQLEMEDLFCYSPISRLKSWFEERMKHRKQADEPEGTIHGL; encoded by the coding sequence TTGCTTCAACCGGAAAACCGGTGGATTACAGAGCAAGCAGATACGAAAAAGGTTCGAGAACTGGCTGAAGACCTGCACATTTCATCGCTCACAGCACGATTACTTGTTCTGCGTGGGATCGATAATCCGGAACACGCGGAACTTTTTCTGCATCCTGAAAAAATGACATTTCACGATCCGATGCGGATGCTCGGGATGCGTGAGGCCGTTGACCGGATCAGCCGGTCTGCTGCCCGCAGACGGAAAATACGCATTTTCGGCGATTATGATGCCGACGGCGTGACTTCTACGGCACTTCTTGTCCGCGCGCTGAGCATGACGGGTGCCGAAGTTTCCTGGCATGTCCCTAACCGGTTTACAGAAGGCTATGGACCCCATGCTGCGGCGGTCGAACAGGCAAAAAAGGATGGCATCGATCTCATCGTTACCGTGGATTCGGGTATTGCAGCATATGAGGCGGCAGATCGTGCCCGTCAGCTGGGGATTGATTATGTCATCACAGACCATCACGAACCCCCTGCTGTACTCCCGGATGCTTCTACGATTCTGAATCCGAAACAGCCGGGATGTGACTATCCATTTAAAGGACTGTCAGGAGCAGGAGTTGCCCTGAAGCTTACTCAGGCACTATTTGGGAAGAAAGCTGATCCGCAATGGCTTGCCCTTGCCGCCATTGGTACCATTGCTGATCTGGTTCCCCTCAGGGATGAGAACAGACTCATCGCCTATCAGGGGCTTAAGAGAATAAATGAAGGGACGTACCCGGGAATCAATGCATTAAAGTTCAAATCTGGTGGAAAAGGAGACGCAGACAGTGATACAATTGGTTTCCAGCTGGGACCACGGCTCAATGCCGCCGGGCGGCTCGAAGATGCGGAACCGGCTGTCCGACTTCTCCTCACCGGGGATGAGACGGAGGCATCTGCCCTGGCCGACCGGCTGGATAAGCTGAATCAAGAGCGAAAAGCCCTTGCGGATCGTATTTTTCGCGAAGCAGACCAGATGGCTGCAAGCTTTATTCAGCGGGGTGACCAGGCACTGGTTCTGCCCGGTGTCAACTGGAATCAGGGAGTTATCGGCCTTGCCGCTTCCAAAATTGTAGAAAAATATTACCGGCCAACTATTATTCTGGCTGTAAACGAAGAGAAGGGTGTGGCCAAAGGATCGGGACGCAGTATCGATGGCGTTAATCTGTACAAAGCACTGACCGATAGTTCAGATCATCTGGCCCAGTTTGGCGGACACCAGATGGCTGCCGGCCTTTCACTTCCGACCACAGATATTGATGATTTCCGCTCCGATTTTCTTAAGGCTGTCCGTCATCAGATCACACCGGACATGCTGATAAAAAAAGCAATCATTGAGGACACCTGTCAACCGGATCAGATTACGGTTGAGCTGATCGAACAGCTTGGGCAGCTGGCCCCGTTTGGCACGGATAACGCAAAACCGCTCTGCCTGATGGACCATATCCCGCTTACGAAAATCAGTGCAGTCGGCCGGGATGCGTCGCATTTGAAACTGACAGTTAAAGGTGATTCAGCTGAACTTGACGGAATCGGTTTCGGTATGGGACATAAACGGGCTGAAATTTCTCCGGCGGATCGAATCAGTATGATTGGTGAGTGGCAGATTAATGAATGGAATGGATTTAAAAAGCCGCAGATGCTGATTCGGGATATAAAAGTTGATGGACTGCAGGTCTTTGACTGGCGTGATGAACGCCGGTTGAATGAAAAACTGGAGAAGATTTCCCCGGATGAGGCAGAAATGATTGCGTTTCAGGAGCACACAGCTGAACGGCTGCAGCTATCCCGGGCGGTGAAGCGCTGCTCGGGAGAACAGCCTGTCCGGAAACCGGTACTTGTTCTTCTGGACCTTCCAGATGAACTTGAGCAGTTGACGGGACTGATCGACAGATGTACAGAAGTCAATCGCATATATACTGTTTTCCATCATGCTCATGATCATTACTTTTCAACATTCCCGACAAGAAATCACTTTGTATGGTATTATGCCCTGATCCGGCAGGAACATTCGTTTAAGCTGGATGAAACGGCAAAGCAGATTGCCAGATTCAAAGGATGGCCTGAACGCATGGTTTATTTCATGACAAAGGTGTTTTTTGAGCTTGATTTTGTTACAATAGATAATGGTGTTTTGACAGTGAATCCTGCGTCGGGCAAGACGCCGCTCTCGGATTCAGTTACTTATCGCAGAGAAAAGAACCAGCTGGAAATGGAAGATCTGTTTTGTTATTCACCGATTTCCAGATTGAAATCGTGGTTTGAAGAGAGAATGAAACATCGGAAACAGGCGGATGAGCCGGAGGGGACTATACATGGATTATAA
- a CDS encoding adenine phosphoribosyltransferase, translating into MDYKKYIASVMDFPTKGINFRDITSLLQNGPVYQSAINEMADFARRKKAEVIVGPEARGFVIGGPIAYALGVGFVPVRKPGKLPRDVETFSYKKEYGIDTLCIHQDSIKPGQRVLVTDDLLATGGTINATINLVKKLGGDVVGVAFLIQLSELHGTRFLKDYDVLSLIDY; encoded by the coding sequence ATGGATTATAAAAAGTATATCGCGTCAGTGATGGATTTCCCAACCAAGGGGATTAACTTTAGAGACATTACATCATTGCTTCAGAATGGGCCGGTTTATCAATCAGCCATCAATGAGATGGCTGATTTCGCACGCCGTAAGAAGGCGGAAGTGATCGTCGGTCCGGAAGCACGTGGTTTTGTCATTGGCGGACCCATTGCCTACGCTTTGGGTGTGGGCTTTGTTCCCGTCAGAAAGCCTGGAAAACTTCCACGTGACGTCGAAACTTTTTCCTATAAAAAGGAGTATGGCATTGACACGCTGTGTATTCATCAGGACTCCATTAAACCGGGACAGCGCGTCCTCGTCACCGACGATCTGCTCGCAACCGGAGGCACCATCAATGCGACGATTAATCTGGTGAAAAAGCTTGGTGGTGATGTGGTTGGTGTCGCTTTTCTGATTCAACTGAGCGAACTTCACGGAACAAGGTTTCTTAAAGATTATGATGTCCTGTCTTTAATTGATTACTGA
- the spoVB gene encoding stage V sporulation protein B, producing MTRQSFLKGSFILMAAGLITRILGMINGMILSRVIGDEGVGLFMMAFPAMLLIVTLTELGLPVAISKLVAEAETFGDRKKIRLILILSLTIVCLISIILTSAMLLAIPVTAKYLFADTRVVYPLLAITPVIPIVAISSVLRGYFQGIRNMKPYAFSGIVEQVVRISLVVTLANLLMPYGVAYAAAGAMIAGAAGECASLLYMLRMFRKSGGIRLNMQSLSLLKGSRTTLRRLLNIGLPTMGSRLIGSLSSFLEPMIVSHSLLIAGYSIKTSAELYGQLTGYALTLLLLPGFITHALHISLVPAISEAIVRKDYGMIHYRLNQSLRIAMLTGGLSLVVTFSFAAPLMQMIYEAPEAAYFIHIMAPFFMILYFQAPLHAVLQALDLAKAAMINTLIGAVVKIVTLFLLTSNPEFGIAGTALAICINVVLVTFLHAAVIFKTIGFSLIFKDYIHTGILIACSGILAHYLIGKALITWSLVPRTLALMTAISLFYLLLGSFLGIIRRDQLAQLPVVGKWIA from the coding sequence ATGACACGTCAATCTTTTCTGAAAGGCTCATTTATTCTGATGGCTGCCGGGCTCATTACACGGATCCTTGGTATGATTAACGGAATGATCCTGTCAAGAGTGATCGGAGACGAAGGGGTTGGCCTCTTTATGATGGCCTTCCCGGCCATGCTGCTGATTGTCACCCTGACAGAACTCGGACTTCCTGTTGCCATATCCAAACTGGTAGCAGAAGCAGAAACCTTCGGGGACAGGAAAAAAATCAGGTTAATCCTCATCCTCTCGCTTACCATTGTCTGTTTGATCAGTATTATCCTGACGTCAGCCATGCTGCTTGCCATACCGGTGACGGCAAAATATCTTTTCGCCGATACCCGGGTGGTTTATCCCCTTCTGGCGATTACACCGGTGATTCCGATCGTTGCCATCAGCTCCGTCCTGCGCGGTTATTTTCAGGGCATTCGCAATATGAAACCTTACGCATTCTCCGGTATCGTTGAACAGGTCGTGCGGATTTCCCTCGTCGTTACTCTGGCGAACCTGTTAATGCCTTACGGTGTTGCTTACGCGGCTGCGGGGGCGATGATCGCCGGAGCCGCGGGCGAGTGCGCTTCACTTCTGTACATGCTTCGCATGTTCAGAAAGAGCGGCGGCATCCGGCTGAACATGCAGAGCCTGAGCCTGCTGAAGGGAAGTCGTACTACACTGCGCCGCCTGCTGAATATCGGATTGCCTACTATGGGCAGCCGCCTGATCGGTTCACTCAGCAGTTTTCTTGAACCGATGATCGTCTCGCACAGTCTGCTGATTGCCGGCTATTCAATCAAAACCTCTGCTGAACTTTACGGACAGCTGACCGGTTATGCACTCACCCTGCTTCTATTGCCTGGTTTTATCACCCATGCGCTGCACATCTCACTGGTTCCGGCGATCAGTGAAGCGATTGTCCGAAAAGATTACGGCATGATCCATTACCGTCTTAATCAATCACTTCGAATTGCGATGCTGACCGGGGGACTCTCACTGGTTGTGACCTTTTCATTTGCAGCGCCCTTAATGCAAATGATTTACGAAGCACCTGAAGCGGCATACTTTATCCACATCATGGCTCCTTTTTTCATGATTCTGTATTTTCAGGCGCCACTGCATGCTGTTCTTCAGGCACTCGATCTCGCAAAAGCAGCGATGATCAATACGCTGATCGGTGCAGTGGTTAAGATCGTCACCCTGTTTCTCCTGACCAGTAATCCGGAATTTGGCATTGCGGGGACTGCCCTGGCCATCTGCATCAATGTTGTCCTGGTCACTTTCCTTCACGCCGCTGTCATTTTTAAGACCATCGGCTTCTCCCTGATTTTTAAAGATTATATTCATACAGGGATTCTGATTGCCTGTTCAGGGATTCTTGCTCACTATCTTATCGGAAAGGCCTTAATCACCTGGTCCCTTGTTCCAAGAACCCTGGCTTTAATGACAGCCATCAGTCTGTTTTATCTGCTGCTTGGATCGTTTCTCGGTATCATCCGCAGAGATCAGCTGGCTCAGTTGCCGGTGGTTGGAAAATGGATTGCTTAA
- a CDS encoding post-transcriptional regulator translates to MAEKPLDMEKWHKSIEPFLQSKLEEFHLLGLNHLSREEFWQFVKEKLEKAKGEKPERIHEVVAAVMALTVNDYMNKLRMDMFRDSPLDKEMDSGLFK, encoded by the coding sequence ATGGCAGAAAAGCCCTTGGATATGGAAAAATGGCATAAATCGATTGAACCGTTTCTCCAGAGCAAGCTGGAAGAATTTCATCTGCTCGGGCTAAATCACCTGAGCCGGGAAGAATTCTGGCAGTTTGTAAAAGAAAAACTGGAAAAAGCGAAGGGAGAGAAGCCTGAACGAATCCATGAGGTCGTTGCGGCTGTCATGGCGCTGACCGTTAATGATTATATGAACAAGCTGCGTATGGACATGTTCCGGGACTCCCCACTCGATAAAGAGATGGACAGCGGGCTGTTCAAATAA